The DNA sequence ATCTGCTCCAGCAGCGCCCCTTCCCAGACCGGCAGGCCGCGGGCGAACAGCCGCACCCGCGGGTTCTCGTCCACCGCTACCGCGCCTTCGACCGCGCCGTCATGAAATGCGTAACTGAGCGGACCGGGCAGGCTCATGGGCACGGTCAGGTTTTGGCCGTGAAAATAAACGGGCAGGAGCGTGCCCAAACGGTCGTTGCGGCGCAGGAAACCGCAATACGCACGTAGCGCGTGTTCCGCTTCCTGGGAGAATTCGGCCTCGGTTGCGAAAACGGCCGGCCGGGTCAGAATCACTGTGGTGCCCGGCCGGTCCAGCGGACAGACAGTGGGCCGGGCCCTGAGCTCGGCGTCCATAACGACGGCCCACGACTCCTTTCCGCACCGCGATTGCAGGCAGATCTGGCTGGGCTGGAAACGCAGGATGGTCCAGAAGCCGATGCCGTACTTGCCGGCGGACATCTTGTCTCCGCTCTTGTGTGAGGCGTACAAGCGAAAAAGGAAGCGGCGGGCGTGAGCCAAGCGCATGCCCCGGCCGTCATCGGCGAAAGTCAGGCTCTCCAGCCCGTCGGCGCTCCTTTGCGCCTCGACGCGGATGGCCTTGGCCGAGGCATCGCGGCTGTTCTGGGCGAGTTCGCGTAGAAAAAACCAGGGATCGTCGCCGTAGGTTCTGGTGACCGCTTCGGCCAGGCCGCGAAAATCCTTACCCAGCATGGGCAGGGGCGGTCAGTTCATTTTGCGGATGCGCACGTCGATGCCGTCAGGGTCGCTTTTCAGAAGCTCGACCAGTTGCCTGGGATCGCTGCTGCCGTAATGGTAGGGATAGAGGATCCGCGGCTTGAAGGCTCGGGCGGCTTGGGCGGTCATTTCCGGGGTCATGGTATACGGCAGGTTCATGGGCAGAAAGGCGACGGCGATATCCTTCAACGCGGCCATTTCCGGGATGTTTTCGGTGTCGCCGGCCACATAGACGCGCCAGTCGGAAAAAGCGAAGACATAGCCGTTTCCCTCGCCGCGGGGATGAAAGGGAACGCCGTTGTCCCTTTTGTGGATGACATTGTATGCCGGCACGACGGAAACTTCGATGCCGTGGGTGGTGATGCGATCGCCGTTCTTCAGGACGTGGCTGGCGGCCGGGTAGGGCTGGCAGGAGGCGCTGAGAAAGATCTCCGTATTCTCCTTGCGCAAGCTTTCGATGGCCGCCGCGTCAAAATGGTCCTGGTGCTGGTGGGTGATAAAGATGAGGTCGGCCTTGGGCAAGCGGCTGAAATCGGTCAGCGCCCCGAAGGGGTCGATGTAGATCGTCCGGTCCTGGTAGGTGAAAAGGAGAGAGCCGTGGCCAATGAAGGTGATTTTCAGCTCGCCGGCCGCGGTCTTGAAAACGTCGGTGGCGAAATTCTCCTGTCCCGGCGTACTCATGCTGGCCATGAAAAAAATTCCGCAAAGGAGCAAACGCAACATGGGATCCTCCTGGTCAATGGCAGCGCCATTTTATTTTGACGGCCTTACTTGATTTGTTGCCGGAACTGGATGAGCCGCTCGCGATGCTTCTGGTATTCGACACTGAACTGCTGGTAGATTTGCCTGCCTTCCGGCGTATCGCCCTTAATGATTTCATAGAATTTTTTCTTGGCCAGCGAATCCTCGATGCCGGTGGCATTGCCCAGGGCGGTCTGCAGCGTCACCAGGTGGGTTTGCGCCGCCAGTATTTGCGCCTTGACGAAATTCAGCGACGTGCGGATGGCTTCGATGTTGAAGCGGTCGCGGTTGTATTCGATCGCGCCGCTCTTGATCTTTTCGATGGTCGAGCGCACCCATTCGGTATTTTTCCTCTCATCATCGGCCATGGCGACCCAGAACACTTCATAATCGGGGAATTTTTGACTGTAGACCCAATAGAGTTCCATGACGGCTGACTCGAATTCGGCGACAAGCTCGATCTTGCTGATTTGAAAACCCGAAAGTTCCATGGCTCACCTCCACGCCGCCGACATTCCATTGGCAAACAGATTCCGTTTATTATAAACACAGGCGCCGGAGCAAGTCAATGCGCGGGATGTTTTGACATTCCGGCCGGTATTTGATATAGCATCACTACGCTGAGGTTCTCCGAAGCGTCGAGTGATGCTATAATTGGAGCCAAATGAAATTATCCGCAATCAAGAAAAATTGGAAAATGCTTGCCGGTATCGCGCTCAGCGTCCTTTTCATTTTTCTCGCCTTTCGCCAGGTCGACTTCAGCCAGATGGGCCGGGCCTTCGCTAGTGCCGATTACTGGCTGCTCGTTCCAATCCTGGCCGTCATTTTCCTGGGCCTCTTGCTGCGCGCCTGGCGCTGGCAATACCTGCTGGCGCCGATCCGGCTGGTACCGCTGCCTGGCCTGTTCGCCTCCCTGGTCATCGGCTACATGGCCAACACCTTTCTGCCGGCCCACCTGGGCGAAGTCATCCGCGCCTATCACGCCCGCAAAAAAACCGGCATCGCCGCCAGCGCCGTCTTCGCCACCATCGTCGTTGAACGGCTGCTCGATATCTTCGCGCTGCTGCTGCTTATGGGCCTGGCCCTGGTCGTCTTCCCTTTTCCCGGCTGGGTGCAGAAGAGCGGCGCGATCATGCTCGTTCTGGTCGTGGTCCTGTTCACCCTGCTGCTGCTGATGAAAAAATACCGCCGGCAAACCATGGCCGTCAGCGGCCGCCTGACCTCTTTCTTGCCCGCAGCTGTCTCGGCCAAAGTCAACGAACTCCTGGACCAGTTTCTGAACGGCATCGTCCCTTTGAAAGCGGCCGGTCTTTATCCGCTGGTTGGCGTTTTGTCCATCGCCATATGGGATTGCTACGCGATCACGTTTCAGCTGCTGTTCATCGCTTTTCATTTTGTCAACTTGTACCATCTGCCCTGGACAGCCGCCCTGGTGGCATTGGTCATCACCACCATCAGCGTCGTCGTCCCGTCATCGCCAGGCTATATCGGCTCCTACCATTTCCTTTGCCAGCTTTCCCTCGGCCTCTTCGCCATTCCCAAGGGGCCGGCCCTCTCCTACGCCTTCGTTCTGCATGGCATGAACATTTTCCCGGTCTTTTTCCTTGGCCTTTTCATCCTCAGCCGCGAGAAGATCAGCCTGAGGTCGTTTGCCAGGGAAAAACTGGAAGCGGGGGAGTAAATGGCCTCCCGTGCGGAGCGTACGGCGGTCCTGACCGTTGACGTGGGCAACAGTTCGACCGCCTGCGCCGTTTTCAAGGACGAGGCCATTGTTTACCGGCGCCATATTCCCACCCCGAAAAAATGGCCGGCCGGCCATCTGCGCCTCCTGCTGGGCGAGGGCTGGCGAAAGAAAATAACGGCCGTCATCGTATCGTCGGTGGTGCCGCCGCTGAACCGGGCCCTGGCGGCGGACTGCAAAAAAATACTCGCCCAGAAGCCCCTTTTCATCAGCCACCGCACCGTGACCGGGATCAGGCTGAGGATCGACAAACCGTCGGAACTGGGCGCCGACCGCATCGCCGACTGCCTCGGGGCGCTGAAATTTTTTCCGCCGCCGCTGATCGTCATCGATTCGGGGACGGCCACCACCTTCGACCTGGTCAACAAAAAAAAGGAATATTGCGGCGGCTCCATCCTGCCCGGCATCACCATCGCCGTCAGGAGCCTGGCCGAGAACACGGCCAAGCTGAAGAACATCGCTTTTGCTGTTCCCGCCTCGCCCGTGGGCACCAACACGGTCGACAGCATTCGCGCCGGAATATTTTTCGGCACCGTCGGGACACTCAACCACCTGATCGCCCTTTACCGGCGGGTGCTGGGGCCGGAAAGCAAGGTGATCGCCACCGGCGGTCTGATCCGCTATTTCAGGGGCCGGGTGTCCGCCATTGACCGCTTCGAACCCGACCTCCTGTTTTACGGCCTAAAACGCATCCATGATCTGCAGCCATAGCCAGCATGACGGCAGCCAGCGACGATTACAACTATATTATCAGGATCATCCAGTTCCTGGACAGCCAATTTGCCATCCGCTTTTTCATCAGCAGCAAGGATTTTGACATCCTGTACCGCTGGTGGGAGAAGCGCATTCCCTTTGCGGTGGTCAGCTCGGCGATGCGCCGGGTGGTCGAGCGCCGTTCGC is a window from the Candidatus Aminicenantes bacterium genome containing:
- a CDS encoding MBL fold metallo-hydrolase, producing MLRLLLCGIFFMASMSTPGQENFATDVFKTAAGELKITFIGHGSLLFTYQDRTIYIDPFGALTDFSRLPKADLIFITHQHQDHFDAAAIESLRKENTEIFLSASCQPYPAASHVLKNGDRITTHGIEVSVVPAYNVIHKRDNGVPFHPRGEGNGYVFAFSDWRVYVAGDTENIPEMAALKDIAVAFLPMNLPYTMTPEMTAQAARAFKPRILYPYHYGSSDPRQLVELLKSDPDGIDVRIRKMN
- a CDS encoding lysylphosphatidylglycerol synthase transmembrane domain-containing protein, whose protein sequence is MKLSAIKKNWKMLAGIALSVLFIFLAFRQVDFSQMGRAFASADYWLLVPILAVIFLGLLLRAWRWQYLLAPIRLVPLPGLFASLVIGYMANTFLPAHLGEVIRAYHARKKTGIAASAVFATIVVERLLDIFALLLLMGLALVVFPFPGWVQKSGAIMLVLVVVLFTLLLLMKKYRRQTMAVSGRLTSFLPAAVSAKVNELLDQFLNGIVPLKAAGLYPLVGVLSIAIWDCYAITFQLLFIAFHFVNLYHLPWTAALVALVITTISVVVPSSPGYIGSYHFLCQLSLGLFAIPKGPALSYAFVLHGMNIFPVFFLGLFILSREKISLRSFAREKLEAGE
- a CDS encoding type III pantothenate kinase — protein: MASRAERTAVLTVDVGNSSTACAVFKDEAIVYRRHIPTPKKWPAGHLRLLLGEGWRKKITAVIVSSVVPPLNRALAADCKKILAQKPLFISHRTVTGIRLRIDKPSELGADRIADCLGALKFFPPPLIVIDSGTATTFDLVNKKKEYCGGSILPGITIAVRSLAENTAKLKNIAFAVPASPVGTNTVDSIRAGIFFGTVGTLNHLIALYRRVLGPESKVIATGGLIRYFRGRVSAIDRFEPDLLFYGLKRIHDLQP